One part of the Rutidosis leptorrhynchoides isolate AG116_Rl617_1_P2 chromosome 1, CSIRO_AGI_Rlap_v1, whole genome shotgun sequence genome encodes these proteins:
- the LOC139858380 gene encoding zinc finger BED domain-containing protein DAYSLEEPER-like — MDLKEKVDNVVNGLKRLYKEYELCSNMVRGSNLGRRSSKAGKGDDLDGFDSYQSRFSEQENEKSQLEQYLAEALLDRDEDIDILHYWRNNQGRYPQLALMARDILSIPITTVASESSFSIGGQIISKCRSSLKSKNAEALLCTHDWLFEFDFEDEDEVEEEDLVEDIEALIPVV; from the exons ATGGACCTAAAAGAAAAAGTGGACAATGTTGTAAACGGTTTAAAGAGATTATATAAGGAGTATGAGTTGTGTTCTAACATGGTGCGTGGTTCGAATTTAGGAAGAAGAAGCTCAAAAGCCGGTAAGGGTGATGATTTGGATGGATTTGATTCATATCAAAGTAGATTTAGCGAACAAgagaatgaaaaatctcaactggaGCAATACTTAGCTGAGGCTTTACTTGACAGAGACGAAGATATTGATATTTTACACTATTGGAGAAATAATCAAGGGAGGTATCCACAGTTGGCTCTTATGGCTCGTGACATATTGAGCATCCCAATCACTACTGTTGCTTCCGAGTCATCTTTTAGCATTGGcggtcaaatcataagtaaatgtaGAAGTTCGTTAAAGTCGAAAAATGCTGAAGCTTTGTTATGCACTCACGATTGGTTGTTCGAGTTCGATTTTGAAG ATGAAGACGAAGTAGAAGAAGAAGATCTAGTTGAGGATATTGAAGCGTTGATCCCGGTTGTTTGA